From a single Parambassis ranga chromosome 2, fParRan2.1, whole genome shotgun sequence genomic region:
- the fam8a1a gene encoding protein FAM8A1 isoform X1, whose protein sequence is MTEDKSRDNLETDTHSLQSTATTEYCAKLQQWMWQYYWGYASWQSWLALTALPFPPPCSFPPTTAQTPAAPASTSINGQQVFDTRNWYNYPYPFTSPASFPHLGGGQTEQSSSTTPLLAPDARPAQQQNPPRAGQEFTIPSPLLRFLAELVDFIILFCVKATIVLWIMHLSGMKDIARFITNFIVEEIDENTSMEDLQKMMAVALVYRVLVCVYEVWTSTGITAQTNDIWQAICIWGAGGATPGKFLFGLRVVTCDTSTLVRPNRVLVVPASNVSLSASAVRALNKNFSIAFLFPIFITVLFFQHNRAVYDIVAGTIVVQHRGGR, encoded by the exons ATGACGGAAGACAAAAGCCGTGATAATCTTGAAACTGACACACATTCGCTGCAAAGCACTGCAACAACGGAGTATTGCGCAAAGTTGCAGCAGTGGATGTGGCAGTATTACTGGGGGTATGCCAGCTGGCAGAGCTGGCTGGCTCTGACAGCTCTCCCTTTTCCGCCCCCGTGTAGTTTTCCTCCGACAACAGCTCAGACACCGGCTGCACCTGCCTCGACTTCAATCAATGGGCAACAAGTTTTTGACACAAGAAACTGGTACAACTACCCTTATCCATTCACTTCCCCGGCATCCTTTCCTCATTTGGGTGGCGGCCAGACCGAGCAGAGCTCGTCCACGACCCCGCTCCTGGCTCCTGATGCCCGGCCAGCCCAGCAGCAGAATCCGCCTCGGGCAG GACAGGAGTTCACCATCCCCTCTCCTCTGCTGAGGTTCCTGGCAGAGTTAGTGGACTTTATCATCCTGTTTTGTGTGAAGGCCACCATCGTGCTGTGGATCATGCATCTGAGTGGTATGAA ggACATTGCCAGATTTATTACCAACTTTATTGTGGAGGAGATAGATGAGAACACATCCATGGAGGACCTGCAGAAGATGATGGCTGTAGCTCTGGTCTACAGGGTGCTGGTGTGTGTCTATGAG GTGTGGACCAGCACTGGGATTACTGCTCAGACTAACGACATCTGGCAG GCAATCTGTATTTGGGGTGCAGGCGGTGCTACTCCAGGGAAGTTCCTGTTTGGCTTGCGGGTGGTGACGTGCGATACGTCCACTTTGGTGCGACCCAACCGTGTTCTTGTGGTTCCAGCGTCTAACGTTTCCCTCTCAGC CTCTGCAGTACGAGCGTTGAACAAGAACTTCTCCATCGCCTTTCTCTTTCCCATCTTCATCACCGTCCTCTTCTTCCAGCACAACAGGGCTGTGTATGACATCGTGGCTGGGACCATAGTTGTGCAGCACAGAGGGGGCAGATAG
- the fam8a1a gene encoding protein FAM8A1 isoform X2: protein MTEDKSRDNLETDTHSLQSTATTEYCAKLQQWMWQYYWGYASWQSWLALTALPFPPPCSFPPTTAQTPAAPASTSINGQQVFDTRNWYNYPYPFTSPASFPHLGGGQTEQSSSTTPLLAPDARPAQQQNPPRAGQEFTIPSPLLRFLAELVDFIILFCVKATIVLWIMHLSGMKDIARFITNFIVEEIDENTSMEDLQKMMAVALVYRVLVCVYEAICIWGAGGATPGKFLFGLRVVTCDTSTLVRPNRVLVVPASNVSLSASAVRALNKNFSIAFLFPIFITVLFFQHNRAVYDIVAGTIVVQHRGGR, encoded by the exons ATGACGGAAGACAAAAGCCGTGATAATCTTGAAACTGACACACATTCGCTGCAAAGCACTGCAACAACGGAGTATTGCGCAAAGTTGCAGCAGTGGATGTGGCAGTATTACTGGGGGTATGCCAGCTGGCAGAGCTGGCTGGCTCTGACAGCTCTCCCTTTTCCGCCCCCGTGTAGTTTTCCTCCGACAACAGCTCAGACACCGGCTGCACCTGCCTCGACTTCAATCAATGGGCAACAAGTTTTTGACACAAGAAACTGGTACAACTACCCTTATCCATTCACTTCCCCGGCATCCTTTCCTCATTTGGGTGGCGGCCAGACCGAGCAGAGCTCGTCCACGACCCCGCTCCTGGCTCCTGATGCCCGGCCAGCCCAGCAGCAGAATCCGCCTCGGGCAG GACAGGAGTTCACCATCCCCTCTCCTCTGCTGAGGTTCCTGGCAGAGTTAGTGGACTTTATCATCCTGTTTTGTGTGAAGGCCACCATCGTGCTGTGGATCATGCATCTGAGTGGTATGAA ggACATTGCCAGATTTATTACCAACTTTATTGTGGAGGAGATAGATGAGAACACATCCATGGAGGACCTGCAGAAGATGATGGCTGTAGCTCTGGTCTACAGGGTGCTGGTGTGTGTCTATGAG GCAATCTGTATTTGGGGTGCAGGCGGTGCTACTCCAGGGAAGTTCCTGTTTGGCTTGCGGGTGGTGACGTGCGATACGTCCACTTTGGTGCGACCCAACCGTGTTCTTGTGGTTCCAGCGTCTAACGTTTCCCTCTCAGC CTCTGCAGTACGAGCGTTGAACAAGAACTTCTCCATCGCCTTTCTCTTTCCCATCTTCATCACCGTCCTCTTCTTCCAGCACAACAGGGCTGTGTATGACATCGTGGCTGGGACCATAGTTGTGCAGCACAGAGGGGGCAGATAG
- the fabp4a gene encoding fatty acid binding protein 4a, protein MVDQFVGTWKMISSENFDDYMKAIGVGFATRQVGNRTKPNLIVTMDDQGTICLKSQSTFKTTEIKFKLNEPFEETTADDRKTRTVVTMENGKLVQKQSWDGKETNIEREITDGKMIAKCIMGDVVAVRTYVKEA, encoded by the exons ATGGTTGACCAGTTTGTTGGGACATGGAAGATGATTTCCAGTGAGAATTTTGATGACTACATGAAGGCAATTG GTGTTGGATTTGCAACCCGGCAGGTGGGAAACCGGACCAAGCCCAATTTAATTGTGACCATGGACGATCAGGGGACTATATGCCTGAAGTCTCAGAGCACCTTCAAAACCACCGAAATCAAGTTTAAGCTCAACGAGCCATTTGAGGAGACGACTGCAGATGACAGGAAGACAAGG ACCGTGGTGACGATGGAGAATGGAAAACTTGTGCAGAAACAGAGCTGGGATGGCAAAGAGACGAATATTGAGAGAGAGATCACAGATGGGAAGATGATAGCG AAATGCATAATGGGAGACGTGGTGGCGGTGCGGACGTACGTGAAGGAGGCATGA
- the mrpl53 gene encoding large ribosomal subunit protein mL53 has product MAASRKAAVLLKTVKKITVQFCPFESNVRSTREFLAMVGSEKARASNMNCEVIPVVKHDKSEPLVDIMYTDGERLLMKGANLTSGEMLSAFQARCIAKDPQAKAGLK; this is encoded by the exons ATGGCGGCCTCCAGGAAAGCTGCGGTGCTGCTGAAGACTGTGAAAAAAATAACGGTGCAGTTTTGTCCCTTTGAGTCCAACGTCCGGTCCACACG GGAGTTTCTGGCCATGGTGGGCTCAGAGAAGGCCCGAGCATCCAACATGAACTGTGAAGTGATACCTGTGGTGAAGCACGACAAGTCTGAGCCTCTAGTGGATATTATGTATA CGGAtggagagaggctgctgatgaaGGGTGCAAACTTGACCAGCGGTGAGATGCTGAGTGCATTTCAGGCCCGCTGCATAGCCAAGGACCCACAGGCAAAAGCTGGATTGAAATAA